Proteins from one Aureimonas sp. SA4125 genomic window:
- a CDS encoding ABC transporter substrate-binding protein yields MIRATDTGRHAGAAHRTRTRLALLITLALGITGSAGAADMLEPPVLAPKVLAGELPPVAERIPAEPLVSDLATEGKQVGDYGGTLRIVEAQAKDTRRMVVYGYARLVGYTPDQKIVPDIARAVDVVEGRIFTIHLRRGHRWSDGKPFTTDDFRYYWEDIVGDAEMTPHGAPRELIVDGEPPIVTFVDDVTVRYEWSKPNPFFLPALAGAQPLDIYRPAHYLKKFHKKYANPEKLAALIEKKGQRNWVALHFKYDQSYKNSNIDMPSLQPWVLATEPPSDRFIFARNPYFHRVDTAGHQLPYIDEVAMTISSSRLIPAKVGAGEADLQANYLSFGNYAFLKRAAKDKGYAVRRWTNGKGAKIAIFPNLNSADETWRKLFHQADFRRALSLGINREDINQAIYYGLAVPMTDTVMPGSPLYDARLAGRWASYDPDQANALLDGLGLTEKDGGGIRLLPDGRPMMIVVETAGEDIEQIDVLGLIAEDYRKIGIKILAKPTERDMLSRRLASGATLMSVWTGLGNAYPTPESSPAELAPTNSEQNEWPVWGMHYETKGKMGTAPELPAAQKLLELNQAWRVTTDVAAKADIWREMLTIDADEAFRIGIVSGVDQIVIVSDRLQNVPETAVFNYNPGAFFGVYRPDTFFFGEPQQQQASVPQ; encoded by the coding sequence ATGATCCGCGCAACCGACACCGGCAGGCATGCGGGCGCGGCTCACCGAACCCGCACGCGTCTCGCTCTCCTGATCACGCTTGCTCTCGGCATCACCGGCTCTGCCGGCGCCGCGGACATGCTGGAGCCGCCGGTGCTCGCCCCGAAAGTGCTCGCCGGCGAACTGCCGCCGGTCGCCGAACGCATCCCGGCCGAGCCGCTCGTGTCGGACCTTGCCACCGAAGGCAAGCAGGTCGGCGACTATGGCGGCACGCTGCGCATCGTCGAGGCGCAGGCCAAGGATACGAGGCGCATGGTCGTCTACGGCTATGCCCGGCTCGTCGGCTACACGCCCGATCAGAAGATCGTGCCGGACATCGCGCGCGCCGTCGACGTCGTCGAGGGCCGCATCTTCACCATCCATCTCCGGCGCGGCCATCGCTGGTCGGACGGCAAGCCCTTCACCACCGACGACTTCCGCTATTACTGGGAAGACATCGTCGGCGACGCGGAGATGACGCCGCACGGCGCCCCGCGTGAGCTCATCGTCGACGGCGAGCCGCCGATCGTCACCTTCGTCGACGACGTTACCGTGCGCTACGAATGGTCGAAGCCGAACCCCTTCTTCCTGCCCGCGCTGGCCGGCGCGCAGCCGCTCGACATCTATCGCCCGGCCCACTACCTCAAGAAATTCCACAAGAAATATGCCAATCCGGAAAAACTTGCCGCGCTGATCGAAAAGAAGGGCCAGCGCAACTGGGTGGCGCTGCATTTCAAATACGACCAGTCCTACAAGAACTCCAATATCGACATGCCCTCGCTGCAGCCCTGGGTACTGGCGACCGAGCCCCCATCGGACCGCTTCATCTTCGCCCGCAACCCCTATTTCCACCGCGTCGACACCGCCGGGCACCAGCTTCCCTATATCGACGAAGTGGCGATGACGATCTCGAGCTCCCGTCTGATCCCGGCCAAGGTCGGCGCCGGCGAGGCGGATCTCCAGGCGAACTATCTCTCCTTCGGCAACTACGCCTTCCTGAAGCGCGCGGCCAAGGACAAAGGCTACGCGGTCCGCCGCTGGACGAACGGCAAGGGCGCCAAGATCGCCATCTTTCCCAATCTCAACTCCGCCGACGAGACTTGGCGCAAGCTCTTTCACCAGGCCGATTTCCGTCGTGCCTTGTCGCTCGGCATCAACCGCGAGGACATCAACCAGGCGATCTACTATGGCCTCGCCGTTCCGATGACGGACACGGTGATGCCGGGATCGCCGCTCTACGACGCAAGGCTCGCCGGGCGCTGGGCATCCTATGATCCGGACCAGGCAAATGCCTTGCTCGACGGCCTCGGCCTCACCGAAAAGGACGGCGGCGGCATCCGGCTCCTGCCGGACGGGCGGCCGATGATGATCGTCGTCGAGACCGCCGGCGAGGACATCGAGCAGATCGACGTCCTCGGCCTCATCGCCGAGGACTATCGCAAGATCGGCATCAAGATTCTCGCCAAGCCGACGGAGCGCGACATGCTGTCCCGGCGCCTCGCCTCGGGTGCCACCCTGATGTCGGTCTGGACGGGCCTCGGAAACGCCTATCCGACGCCGGAATCGAGCCCGGCCGAGCTGGCGCCGACGAATTCCGAGCAGAACGAATGGCCGGTCTGGGGCATGCACTACGAGACCAAGGGCAAGATGGGCACCGCCCCGGAACTTCCCGCCGCGCAGAAACTCCTGGAGCTGAACCAGGCCTGGCGCGTGACCACCGATGTGGCGGCCAAGGCGGATATCTGGCGGGAAATGCTGACCATCGACGCCGACGAGGCTTTCCGCATCGGGATCGTGTCGGGCGTCGACCAGATCGTCATCGTCTCGGACCGGCTGCAGAACGTGCCGGAGACGGCCGTCTTCAACTACAATCCCGGCGCCTTCTTCGGCGTCTACCGTCCCGACACCTTCTTCTTCGGCGAGCCGCAGCAGCAACAGGCTTCAGTGCCGCAATAA
- a CDS encoding FkbM family methyltransferase yields the protein MTSRSASPHLAIVAETPPTRLAPGGFDSVVGILRTAPEGESALDRLAAAALLAAEAGCGWLVAPGSGESLRADALALLAPAIGPYDAVFGAVHVRGSGDAVHRPSRLAFDEAERLPHAILNWWIGETPFVRTDVALALTGDRKPADDWIGALFRLWSAHRCIKFAAPLTDMATVPPPLPAAERDKVLARLAANPAFLPVAFGETVYRLPYTGRNAGIERDQTRGDFFEAAELGALRIRLGPGRRIVDIGANTGNHTVYFAGPMQAVSVLPFEPLPEIASVLERAVAENRLGNVDLSRLRLGLSDRCGRMGIVRSERGGLGASRLVEDPEGEIAVTTLDETLTTPVDFLKIDVESMELQVLAGARRTIARNRPVIFIEIAGDNTLLFRDWLKEHRYRVERIFSDKGHANYLIAPDGD from the coding sequence GTGACGTCTCGGTCGGCTTCGCCGCACCTCGCCATCGTCGCCGAGACGCCGCCGACGCGCCTTGCGCCCGGCGGCTTCGATAGCGTGGTCGGCATTCTCCGGACAGCACCGGAGGGCGAGAGCGCGCTTGATCGTCTCGCCGCCGCCGCGCTGCTGGCGGCCGAGGCCGGATGCGGCTGGCTGGTGGCCCCCGGCTCCGGCGAGAGCCTGCGGGCCGACGCGCTCGCCCTCCTCGCGCCGGCGATCGGCCCGTATGACGCGGTCTTCGGCGCGGTGCATGTCAGGGGCAGCGGTGACGCCGTCCATCGTCCGTCGCGCCTCGCCTTCGACGAGGCGGAGCGGCTGCCGCATGCGATCCTCAACTGGTGGATCGGCGAGACACCCTTCGTGCGCACGGACGTCGCGCTGGCGCTCACCGGCGATCGGAAGCCGGCCGACGACTGGATCGGCGCCCTTTTCCGCCTCTGGTCGGCGCACCGCTGCATCAAATTCGCCGCGCCCCTGACGGATATGGCGACAGTTCCCCCGCCCCTGCCTGCGGCCGAGCGGGACAAGGTGCTGGCGCGGCTGGCGGCAAATCCCGCCTTTCTGCCCGTCGCCTTCGGGGAAACGGTCTACCGGCTGCCCTATACCGGTCGCAATGCCGGCATCGAGCGCGACCAGACGCGCGGAGACTTCTTCGAGGCGGCAGAGCTCGGCGCGCTCCGGATCCGGCTCGGACCGGGCCGCCGGATCGTCGACATCGGCGCCAATACCGGGAACCACACGGTCTATTTCGCCGGACCGATGCAGGCGGTCTCGGTTCTGCCCTTCGAGCCCTTGCCTGAAATCGCGTCGGTGCTGGAGCGGGCGGTTGCGGAGAACCGGCTCGGCAATGTCGACCTGTCCCGGCTTCGCCTTGGCCTTTCCGACCGTTGCGGCCGGATGGGGATCGTGCGCTCCGAGCGCGGCGGCCTCGGCGCGTCGCGCCTCGTCGAGGACCCGGAGGGCGAGATCGCCGTCACGACGCTCGACGAGACCTTGACGACGCCCGTGGACTTTCTGAAGATCGATGTAGAATCAATGGAGTTGCAAGTTTTGGCCGGTGCGCGGAGAACCATCGCGCGGAACCGTCCTGTCATCTTCATCGAAATTGCCGGTGATAACACCCTTCTGTTCCGGGACTGGCTGAAGGAACATCGATACCGTGTCGAGCGGATCTTCTCGGACAAGGGCCATGCCAATTATCTGATCGCGCCGGACGGCGACTGA
- a CDS encoding polysaccharide lyase — MDRGGRSESEHAEIAAALWTDPKGEPSVHLDFEAGTLDGWSVRRLAGPHSAMVQSDVFRAGSKACRFELRPGDHVSQGLRAELRDWYNPPHETPVWYGFSTLLPENFAPPFDTGVVLAQWHDQAALGDPSGKPPLAIRYLDGGLRFTGAFDAVASSDPAERYVFHRMPAPPLGTWMDFVFKIVWSRHGTSAIEAFLGGRPLFSFSGPLGYRNEVKQPYFKLGLYASGPIKNPLVAFHDNYSRGDSFDAVDPSRLHAVVRTPEVA, encoded by the coding sequence ATGGACCGGGGTGGGCGCAGCGAGTCCGAGCATGCCGAGATCGCAGCGGCCCTGTGGACCGACCCGAAGGGCGAGCCGAGCGTCCATCTCGACTTCGAGGCCGGCACGCTCGACGGGTGGAGCGTCCGGCGCCTGGCCGGCCCGCATTCGGCCATGGTCCAGTCGGACGTGTTTCGCGCGGGGTCGAAGGCCTGCCGCTTCGAGCTTCGGCCGGGCGACCATGTCAGCCAGGGGCTCCGGGCCGAGCTGCGCGACTGGTACAATCCGCCGCACGAGACGCCCGTCTGGTACGGCTTCTCGACATTGCTGCCCGAAAACTTCGCGCCGCCCTTCGATACCGGCGTGGTGCTGGCGCAATGGCACGACCAGGCGGCGCTGGGCGATCCCTCCGGCAAGCCGCCGCTGGCGATCCGCTATCTCGATGGCGGCCTGCGCTTCACCGGCGCCTTCGACGCGGTCGCCTCGTCGGATCCGGCCGAGCGTTACGTCTTCCACCGCATGCCGGCGCCGCCGCTCGGCACGTGGATGGACTTCGTCTTCAAGATCGTCTGGTCGCGCCACGGCACCTCGGCAATCGAAGCCTTTCTCGGTGGCAGGCCGCTCTTTTCCTTCAGCGGACCGCTCGGCTACCGCAACGAGGTGAAGCAGCCCTATTTCAAGCTCGGCCTCTATGCCAGCGGGCCGATCAAAAACCCGCTCGTCGCCTTCCATGACAACTACAGCCGCGGCGACAGTTTCGACGCGGTCGATCCGAGCCGGCTGCATGCAGTCGTGCGAACGCCCGAGGTCGCGTGA
- a CDS encoding polysaccharide deacetylase family protein, which translates to MMPRGPRGQHWDALDAALTSLAADGRPVDFWLRDDDAVAPGPALERLIDLAAEYDAPLALAVIPAGATPALAERLCPLAAVTVLQHGFSHADHSAPGAKKCELGSERPADVVLRELARGHDQLSMFALTAPILVPPWNRIDDSIVTRLPGLGFEALSVYGDRPVPSDAFPRGQGLARINTHVDPVDWHGGRGFLGEERVLGRLCERLRRLSTGEADRREATGILTHHLVQDDETFGFVRNLLQATTRHDFCRWLSAATLLGLEAEGKGATAR; encoded by the coding sequence ATGATGCCGAGAGGGCCTCGGGGGCAGCATTGGGATGCCCTCGACGCGGCTCTCACATCTCTTGCCGCCGACGGGCGACCGGTCGATTTCTGGCTGCGGGACGACGATGCCGTGGCGCCGGGACCGGCCCTCGAGCGGCTGATCGACCTTGCCGCAGAATACGACGCACCGCTGGCACTCGCCGTCATCCCGGCCGGCGCGACGCCGGCGCTGGCCGAGCGGCTGTGTCCGCTTGCCGCAGTCACGGTCCTGCAGCACGGCTTTTCCCATGCCGACCATAGCGCCCCCGGCGCCAAGAAATGCGAGCTTGGGTCCGAACGGCCGGCTGACGTCGTCCTCAGGGAATTGGCCAGGGGCCACGACCAGTTGTCGATGTTCGCCCTGACGGCGCCGATCCTCGTGCCGCCCTGGAACCGGATCGACGACAGCATCGTCACCCGCCTGCCGGGGCTCGGATTCGAGGCGCTGTCGGTCTATGGCGACCGGCCGGTGCCCTCCGACGCCTTCCCGCGCGGCCAGGGGCTGGCGCGCATCAACACCCATGTCGATCCGGTCGACTGGCACGGGGGCCGCGGCTTTCTCGGCGAAGAGCGGGTGCTCGGGCGGCTTTGCGAGCGGCTTCGACGCCTGTCGACCGGCGAGGCCGACAGGCGGGAGGCGACGGGAATTCTCACCCACCATCTCGTGCAGGACGACGAAACCTTCGGTTTCGTCAGAAATCTCTTGCAGGCAACGACGAGGCACGACTTCTGCCGCTGGCTTTCAGCCGCAACGCTGCTAGGTCTTGAGGCAGAAGGCAAAGGAGCCACCGCCCGATGA
- a CDS encoding glycosyltransferase, which yields MSDRVLFYVQHLLGIGHLKRAAAIAAAMADAGLAVTVAHGGAAVADVAYPGATVHQLPPAGIRGNDFSNLVDADGNDADDAWRARRRDDLLGLARTLRPQVVLFELFPFGRRQFRFELLPLIEEVRTWSPRPAILSSVRDILVRPVKAERETEAADLIARAFDEILVHGDPAFVSFGDSFGPAERIADRLRYTGYVSSEIRTGGEPPPAEGPGEVIVSAGGGAAGLPLMQAALAARPQTKAAALDWRLLTGPRLPEASFQAVVAQAAAAEAMGGGTVTVERFRPDFPQLLRTAALSVSQGGYNTTIDLLRAGVPAIVVPFGAEEETEQEDRARRLAERGYLQVLEESALGTLAQAIDAALADAPRRRAMAPVDFALDGAARTAEIVALHARRRSL from the coding sequence GTGAGTGACCGCGTCCTCTTCTATGTCCAGCATCTCCTCGGCATCGGCCATCTCAAGCGCGCCGCCGCGATCGCCGCGGCGATGGCCGATGCCGGGCTCGCCGTCACGGTCGCGCATGGCGGCGCCGCGGTGGCGGACGTCGCCTATCCCGGCGCGACCGTCCACCAGCTGCCGCCCGCCGGCATCCGCGGCAACGACTTCTCAAACCTCGTCGACGCGGACGGCAACGATGCCGACGACGCGTGGCGCGCCCGGCGCCGCGACGATCTTCTGGGCCTTGCCCGGACGCTCCGGCCCCAGGTCGTCCTGTTCGAGCTGTTTCCCTTCGGCCGCCGGCAGTTCCGTTTCGAGCTGCTGCCGCTGATCGAGGAGGTGCGCACCTGGTCGCCGCGTCCGGCGATCCTCTCCTCGGTGCGCGACATCCTGGTCCGGCCGGTGAAGGCCGAGCGCGAGACCGAGGCGGCCGACCTCATCGCCCGCGCCTTCGACGAGATCCTCGTCCATGGCGACCCCGCCTTCGTCTCCTTCGGCGACAGTTTTGGACCCGCCGAGCGGATCGCCGACAGGCTGCGCTATACCGGCTATGTCAGCTCCGAGATCCGCACCGGTGGCGAGCCGCCGCCGGCCGAGGGGCCCGGCGAGGTGATCGTCTCGGCCGGCGGCGGTGCGGCCGGGCTGCCGCTGATGCAGGCGGCGCTCGCCGCCCGCCCCCAGACGAAGGCCGCCGCGCTCGACTGGCGCCTCCTGACCGGGCCTCGTCTGCCGGAAGCGTCTTTCCAGGCCGTCGTTGCGCAGGCCGCGGCAGCCGAGGCCATGGGCGGCGGTACGGTGACCGTCGAGCGGTTTCGTCCCGATTTTCCCCAATTGCTCCGGACGGCGGCGCTGTCGGTGTCGCAAGGCGGCTACAACACCACGATCGACCTCCTGCGCGCGGGCGTGCCGGCCATCGTCGTGCCCTTCGGCGCCGAGGAGGAAACCGAGCAGGAGGACCGCGCGCGGCGTCTTGCCGAGCGGGGATATCTCCAGGTGCTGGAGGAATCCGCGCTCGGCACGCTCGCCCAGGCGATCGACGCCGCACTGGCCGACGCACCGCGCCGCCGCGCCATGGCGCCGGTCGATTTTGCCCTCGACGGGGCCGCCCGGACGGCAGAGATCGTCGCCCTGCACGCACGGCGACGCTCGCTATGA
- a CDS encoding histidine phosphatase family protein produces the protein MIELLLLRHAPTPWNADRRIQGRSDIALSGDGAAEAATWRLPPFAKGWHCLSSPLQRAVQTAAAMGLVPRVSAALIEMDWGRYEGRRLADLRQEFGEAFAAEEAKGLDFRPPDGESPREVGRRALSGLAALQEDSVVVTHKGVLRPLFALATGWDMRAAPSIKIRDGCCHRFTLEAGTLALAEPNIPLRRCAGAAALPAGPEAPDKPDRPDRPDKEVLP, from the coding sequence ATGATCGAGCTCCTGCTGCTACGGCATGCGCCGACGCCGTGGAACGCCGACAGGCGAATCCAGGGCCGGTCGGACATCGCGCTGTCCGGAGACGGCGCCGCAGAGGCGGCGACCTGGAGGCTTCCGCCTTTCGCCAAGGGCTGGCACTGCCTGTCGAGCCCGCTGCAGCGGGCGGTGCAGACGGCCGCGGCGATGGGGCTCGTGCCGCGGGTCTCTGCCGCCCTGATCGAGATGGACTGGGGCCGCTACGAGGGCCGACGTCTCGCCGACCTCAGACAGGAATTCGGCGAGGCCTTCGCCGCGGAGGAGGCGAAGGGCCTCGACTTTCGCCCGCCGGACGGCGAGAGCCCGCGCGAGGTCGGGCGTCGGGCTCTCTCGGGCCTTGCGGCCTTGCAGGAGGACAGCGTGGTCGTCACCCACAAGGGCGTGCTGCGGCCGCTCTTTGCCCTCGCGACGGGCTGGGACATGCGGGCGGCGCCGAGTATCAAGATCCGCGATGGCTGCTGCCACCGCTTCACCCTGGAGGCCGGCACGCTGGCGCTGGCCGAACCGAACATCCCGCTCCGGCGTTGCGCAGGCGCTGCCGCTCTTCCCGCCGGGCCGGAAGCGCCAGACAAGCCAGACAGGCCAGACAGGCCAGACAAGGAAGTCCTGCCGTGA
- a CDS encoding glycosyltransferase family 4 protein: MRVTFYAPMKPPGDPVPSGDRRVARLLVAALERGGATVTVASSFRAYDRGDPVRQERLAGLGRRLAQRLLARWRARPAEKPDLWFTYHLYHKAPDHLGPVVAAALGIPYVVAEASHAPKQAGGPWDQGFRAAEAAIRAADRIYCLNPVDAACLAPVVAGPDVLADLPPFVDTAPYRRPEGARVLARDELERTCGLLPEVPLLLTVAMMRDDQKLRSYAVLAKALALLGSRPWQLLVVGDGPAAPAVRDLMAPFGARVVFAGLCEGERLLDAYAGADLFVWPAVKEAVGLVFLEAAASGLAVVAGRSGGIDHVVAAGATGLVVPAGDASALAKAVASLLDDPSSRAAMGVAGARRAAEVNDISAAAGLFASDLADLISRRTESRRP, translated from the coding sequence ATGAGGGTCACCTTCTACGCCCCGATGAAGCCGCCGGGCGATCCCGTGCCCTCGGGTGACCGCCGCGTCGCGCGCCTCCTCGTCGCGGCACTGGAGCGGGGCGGCGCCACGGTGACGGTGGCTTCGTCCTTTCGCGCCTATGACCGCGGCGATCCCGTGCGCCAGGAACGGTTGGCAGGGCTCGGCAGGCGGCTCGCCCAGCGTCTGCTTGCGCGTTGGCGGGCGCGGCCGGCGGAAAAGCCCGACCTCTGGTTCACCTACCATCTCTACCACAAGGCGCCCGACCATCTCGGCCCCGTCGTCGCCGCGGCCCTCGGCATTCCCTATGTCGTCGCCGAGGCCTCGCATGCGCCAAAGCAGGCCGGCGGGCCCTGGGATCAGGGTTTTCGCGCGGCGGAAGCTGCCATCCGGGCGGCCGACCGCATCTACTGCCTGAACCCCGTCGATGCCGCCTGCCTCGCGCCCGTGGTGGCGGGGCCGGACGTCCTCGCCGACCTGCCGCCCTTCGTCGACACCGCGCCCTACCGCCGTCCGGAAGGCGCAAGGGTTCTGGCGCGGGACGAACTGGAACGCACCTGCGGGCTTCTCCCCGAGGTTCCGCTGCTGCTCACCGTCGCGATGATGCGCGACGACCAGAAGCTGCGCTCCTACGCCGTCCTGGCGAAGGCCCTGGCGCTTCTCGGCAGCCGCCCCTGGCAGCTCCTCGTCGTCGGCGACGGCCCGGCGGCTCCGGCGGTGCGGGATCTGATGGCGCCTTTCGGCGCCCGTGTCGTCTTCGCCGGCCTGTGCGAGGGAGAAAGGCTTCTCGACGCCTATGCCGGGGCGGACCTCTTCGTCTGGCCGGCGGTGAAGGAGGCGGTCGGGCTCGTCTTCCTGGAGGCGGCCGCATCAGGCCTTGCGGTCGTCGCCGGTCGCTCCGGCGGCATCGACCACGTCGTCGCCGCCGGCGCGACCGGGCTCGTGGTTCCCGCCGGCGATGCCTCTGCGCTGGCCAAGGCGGTTGCGAGCCTGCTCGACGACCCGTCATCACGGGCCGCGATGGGCGTCGCGGGCGCGCGCCGGGCTGCCGAAGTCAACGACATCTCGGCGGCAGCCGGGCTTTTCGCCTCCGATCTCGCAGATTTGATAAGCCGGCGTACAGAAAGCAGGCGGCCATGA
- a CDS encoding glycosyltransferase family 4 protein — protein MEHGIARPRVAIVLKGYPRLSETFIAQEILGLKQLGLPMALVSLRLPTDEREHPVHGEIAEVPNYLPEYLYTDPLRVFRSWRIARKLPFYAEARRQFLKDWRRDPTHNRGRRFGQALVLAAEMPGDVGLIYVHFLHTPGSVARYAGRMLGLPFAVSAHAKDIWTLQDWEKREKLADCAFLVTCTEANAVHLKGLAPDPARVGLVYHGLDFGRFPPPAADAPDVDSRDGSDPTRPVRLLTVGRLVDKKGYRGLFDALALLPADCHWRLDIIGGGPLKSELKSRAKTLGIADRVAFLGAMAQAEVLGRYRAADIFALNCRVSDDGDRDGLPNVLMEAQSQRLLCVSTRVSAVPELVVDGETGLLVPPNDPRALAEALARAIADPPLRRRLAAAGLDRVTRHFGYAAGVKTIFRRIGETLGRGR, from the coding sequence ATGGAGCACGGCATCGCGCGGCCGCGGGTCGCCATCGTCCTCAAAGGCTATCCGCGCCTTTCGGAGACCTTCATCGCCCAGGAGATCCTCGGCCTGAAGCAACTCGGGCTGCCGATGGCGCTGGTCTCTCTGCGCCTGCCGACGGACGAGCGCGAGCACCCCGTGCATGGCGAGATTGCCGAGGTGCCCAACTACCTGCCGGAATATCTCTACACCGACCCCCTCCGGGTCTTCCGCTCCTGGCGGATCGCCCGCAAGCTGCCTTTCTATGCCGAGGCGAGACGGCAGTTCCTGAAGGACTGGCGGCGCGACCCGACGCACAATCGCGGCCGCCGTTTCGGGCAGGCCCTCGTGCTCGCGGCGGAAATGCCCGGAGATGTCGGGCTGATCTATGTGCACTTCCTGCACACGCCGGGCTCGGTCGCGCGCTATGCCGGGCGCATGCTGGGCCTCCCCTTCGCCGTCTCGGCCCATGCCAAGGACATCTGGACGCTTCAAGACTGGGAAAAGCGCGAGAAGCTTGCCGACTGCGCCTTCCTCGTCACCTGTACCGAGGCCAATGCCGTGCACCTCAAGGGCCTGGCGCCCGACCCGGCGCGCGTCGGCCTCGTCTATCACGGACTCGATTTCGGGCGGTTTCCGCCGCCGGCGGCGGATGCGCCCGACGTCGATAGCAGGGACGGCAGCGATCCCACCCGCCCCGTCCGCCTCCTGACCGTCGGTCGCCTCGTCGACAAGAAGGGCTATCGCGGCCTGTTCGACGCCCTCGCGCTTCTTCCCGCCGACTGTCACTGGCGCCTCGACATCATCGGCGGCGGTCCCTTGAAGTCCGAGCTGAAATCGCGCGCGAAGACCCTTGGCATCGCCGATCGCGTGGCCTTTCTCGGCGCGATGGCGCAGGCGGAGGTCCTCGGGCGCTACCGGGCCGCCGACATCTTTGCGCTGAACTGCCGCGTCTCCGACGATGGCGACCGCGACGGCCTGCCGAACGTCCTGATGGAGGCGCAGAGCCAGCGGCTCCTCTGCGTCTCGACACGGGTGTCGGCGGTGCCCGAGCTCGTCGTCGATGGCGAGACGGGTCTTCTCGTGCCACCGAACGATCCGCGGGCGCTCGCCGAGGCGCTCGCGCGCGCCATCGCCGATCCGCCGCTGCGCCGACGCCTCGCCGCCGCGGGGCTCGACCGCGTCACCCGGCATTTCGGCTACGCCGCCGGCGTCAAGACGATCTTCCGGCGGATCGGGGAGACGCTCGGGCGAGGCCGATGA
- a CDS encoding glycosyltransferase encodes MTGKRLLIYSHDSYGLGHLRRCQTIANHLSSRHDDLSVLIISGSPVVGSFDLHPRVDFIRVPGIVKVDNNTYAPTALGVTTEELMEIRSVIILETARRYKPDVFLVDKEPLGLRGEVNDTLIHLKQAGTRNILGIREVMDDPARLREEWERKGAIDAVDQLYDEIWVYGPQAVFEPLEGVGLADRTMQRIRYTGYLRRAVGAFSEETPDEEEPYILVTAGGGNDGAVMLDWLIGAYEADPSLPHRAKIVFGPFLSGDERQVFRDRVARLDRIQAINFHTNMEAMVEGAAGLVTMGGYNTFCEIISFDKPALIVPRTHPRLEQYIRASRAQELGLARMMLPEGDTNDAGRMAEALHGLPFQPKPSVAQLPGLLSGLEQIETLFSAAVGERSRRPALISD; translated from the coding sequence ATGACCGGTAAGCGGCTTCTCATCTACAGTCATGATTCCTATGGTCTCGGCCATCTCCGGCGTTGCCAGACAATCGCCAACCACCTCTCCTCGCGGCATGACGACCTGTCGGTGCTGATCATTTCCGGCTCGCCGGTGGTCGGATCCTTCGACCTGCATCCGCGCGTCGACTTCATCCGCGTGCCCGGAATCGTCAAGGTCGACAACAACACCTATGCGCCGACGGCGCTGGGGGTGACGACCGAGGAGCTGATGGAAATCCGCTCGGTGATCATCCTGGAGACGGCGCGACGCTACAAGCCGGACGTCTTCCTCGTCGACAAGGAGCCGCTTGGCCTGCGCGGCGAGGTGAACGACACGCTGATCCATCTGAAGCAGGCGGGTACGCGCAACATTCTCGGCATCCGCGAGGTCATGGACGATCCGGCGCGGCTGCGCGAAGAGTGGGAGCGCAAGGGCGCCATCGACGCGGTGGATCAGCTCTACGACGAGATCTGGGTCTATGGGCCGCAGGCGGTCTTCGAGCCGCTGGAGGGCGTCGGCCTGGCCGACAGAACCATGCAGCGCATCCGCTACACCGGCTATCTCCGCCGCGCCGTCGGCGCGTTTTCCGAAGAGACGCCGGACGAGGAAGAGCCGTACATCCTCGTCACCGCCGGCGGCGGCAATGACGGGGCGGTCATGCTCGACTGGCTCATCGGCGCCTACGAGGCGGATCCGAGCCTGCCGCACCGGGCCAAGATCGTCTTCGGGCCCTTCCTGTCCGGCGACGAGCGCCAGGTCTTTCGCGACCGGGTGGCGCGGCTCGACCGCATCCAGGCGATCAACTTCCACACCAACATGGAGGCCATGGTCGAGGGCGCCGCCGGTCTCGTCACCATGGGCGGCTACAACACGTTCTGCGAGATCATTTCCTTCGACAAGCCGGCGCTGATCGTGCCGCGCACGCATCCGCGGCTGGAGCAGTACATCCGGGCGTCGCGGGCGCAGGAACTCGGCCTTGCCCGGATGATGCTGCCCGAGGGCGACACCAACGACGCCGGGCGCATGGCCGAGGCCCTGCACGGCCTTCCCTTCCAGCCGAAGCCCTCGGTGGCACAGCTGCCGGGGCTCCTGTCGGGGCTGGAGCAGATCGAGACTCTCTTCAGTGCCGCCGTGGGCGAGCGCAGTCGGCGTCCCGCCCTGATCAGCGACTGA